In Paenibacillus sp. BIC5C1, a genomic segment contains:
- a CDS encoding HAMP domain-containing sensor histidine kinase, whose amino-acid sequence MKIIRKSLRLRIVVTFFGIVIISVILSFILNMRSQENTPNHSMITIAEDIAMMINLIDDPEKVKTSLNIFARYGLNITSVNEQSGLLASLPKDKVHELFDVNSTKAFIMSNKDETTIVGVPRINEEKDALLIKINFSSIFHNVKRTLFISLLTVLVIGSLLIMFMSGYIVKPIKRLTAAAKKMASGDLTVRLKHNNQDEFGELMESFNHMARELQKIDSVRDDFVSNVSHEMQSPLTSIRGFTRALQDGVIPLEEQKEHLDIIYEETLRLSRLSDNLLRLASLDSEHHPFNLTTFQLDEQLRRTIVLAEPQWAHKNIRIELDLLPCEITADKDLFEQVWQNLINNAIKYTGLDGGIYVAIEMSTSSVKVSIRDSGQGIPEKELPYIFDRFYMVDKARSSALRGNGLGLSFVIKILKLHDCTIDVESRVGEGTQFTVTIPRPSTMS is encoded by the coding sequence ATGAAAATCATAAGAAAAAGCCTGCGTCTACGAATAGTAGTAACATTTTTTGGTATTGTCATCATCAGTGTAATTCTTTCCTTTATATTAAATATGCGTTCTCAGGAAAACACACCGAATCATTCCATGATTACGATTGCTGAAGATATCGCTATGATGATAAACCTAATCGATGATCCGGAAAAAGTGAAAACAAGCTTAAATATTTTTGCAAGATACGGCTTGAATATAACTTCCGTGAATGAACAAAGTGGATTGCTTGCCTCATTACCAAAGGATAAAGTTCATGAGTTATTCGACGTAAATTCGACGAAAGCGTTTATAATGTCCAATAAAGATGAAACGACAATCGTCGGTGTTCCCAGGATAAATGAAGAGAAAGATGCGCTTCTGATCAAAATTAATTTTTCATCAATTTTTCATAATGTGAAACGTACATTATTTATATCCCTACTCACTGTTTTAGTCATAGGAAGCTTATTAATCATGTTCATGTCCGGGTACATTGTGAAACCGATCAAAAGACTAACCGCTGCAGCCAAGAAAATGGCGTCAGGCGATCTAACTGTCCGGTTGAAACATAATAATCAGGATGAGTTTGGTGAGCTGATGGAGAGTTTTAATCATATGGCCCGTGAGTTGCAAAAAATAGACTCGGTGCGTGATGATTTTGTCAGTAACGTCTCTCATGAAATGCAGTCCCCATTAACATCGATCAGAGGATTCACAAGAGCGCTGCAAGATGGTGTCATCCCATTGGAAGAGCAGAAAGAGCATTTGGATATCATATATGAGGAAACTTTACGTTTGTCCAGGCTAAGTGATAATTTACTAAGGTTAGCCTCACTGGATTCGGAGCACCATCCGTTTAATCTCACCACCTTCCAATTAGATGAACAGTTAAGAAGAACGATCGTATTGGCAGAACCCCAGTGGGCGCACAAAAATATCAGGATTGAATTGGACTTATTGCCTTGCGAAATTACCGCCGATAAAGATTTGTTTGAGCAGGTCTGGCAGAATCTAATCAACAATGCGATAAAATATACGGGTCTCGATGGGGGCATTTACGTCGCAATCGAGATGTCCACGTCATCTGTGAAGGTATCAATTAGAGATTCAGGACAAGGAATACCGGAGAAAGAGCTTCCGTATATTTTCGATCGATTTTATATGGTGGACAAAGCACGAAGCAGTGCTCTCAGAGGCAATGGATTAGGACTTTCATTCGTGATTAAAATTTTGAAATTACATGATTGTACAATTGATGTGGAGAGCAGGGTTGGAGAAGGAACGCAGTTTACGGTTACGATCCCCAGACCTTCGACTATGTCTTAA
- a CDS encoding HD-GYP domain-containing protein — protein sequence MRIHIMNLQDGDRLTADTFSEAGLHVLGQGTVIKSEDITLLMQHRVDYVDIEPREEEITEAEFFAAAAKFASGASTSTKEEPPEEEMKSQFIQTVHNYQSAFLEALTVGKFNATMVDDALQPMVEGLDEQKDVVHLLMMLERDDVNNYTHSIQVGLLSFYLANWLGYSQKESYQISRGGYLHDIGKCKVSHRIRNKMEPLTADEELELQRHTIYGHDIIKSSMTDEATALVALQHHELEDGTGYPMQLKKDEIHPYTQIVSVADIYIGMRSGSHGSSNPNLINNLRDIYAMGFGKLNEKPVQALMQHLLPNFIGKQVLLSNGERGVIVMNNTSDIFKPLIKVESEQYRDLSKERTLAINELII from the coding sequence TTGAGAATCCATATTATGAACCTGCAAGATGGAGACCGTCTAACTGCGGATACATTCAGCGAAGCGGGATTACACGTTCTGGGTCAGGGTACTGTGATCAAAAGTGAAGATATCACCTTGCTGATGCAGCACCGCGTAGACTATGTGGATATTGAACCACGCGAGGAAGAGATCACGGAAGCAGAATTTTTTGCTGCTGCAGCAAAATTTGCATCTGGAGCAAGCACAAGCACCAAGGAAGAACCGCCCGAAGAAGAAATGAAATCCCAATTTATACAAACTGTACATAATTATCAGTCTGCGTTTCTTGAAGCACTGACGGTAGGTAAGTTCAACGCTACCATGGTGGACGATGCGCTTCAACCGATGGTGGAAGGACTGGACGAGCAAAAGGATGTCGTACATCTCCTGATGATGCTGGAACGGGATGATGTCAATAACTACACCCATTCCATTCAGGTTGGACTGTTGTCATTTTACCTGGCTAACTGGCTTGGTTATTCCCAAAAAGAGAGTTACCAGATCAGTCGTGGTGGCTACCTTCACGATATCGGCAAATGCAAGGTATCCCATCGGATACGTAACAAGATGGAACCGTTAACCGCAGATGAAGAGCTCGAATTGCAGCGTCACACGATCTATGGACATGATATTATCAAAAGTTCCATGACGGATGAAGCTACGGCGCTGGTAGCTCTTCAGCATCATGAACTGGAGGATGGCACGGGATATCCAATGCAACTGAAAAAAGATGAAATTCATCCATACACACAGATCGTATCTGTTGCTGACATATACATCGGGATGAGATCCGGCAGTCACGGAAGCAGCAATCCGAACCTGATTAACAACTTACGCGATATCTATGCGATGGGATTCGGCAAATTGAATGAAAAGCCGGTTCAAGCCTTGATGCAGCATCTGCTTCCTAATTTTATTGGTAAACAAGTACTGCTGAGCAACGGCGAGCGGGGTGTTATTGTCATGAACAATACATCCGATATTTTCAAACCACTGATCAAGGTGGAATCGGAACAATATCGTGATCTGTCCAAAGAACGCACTCTTGCCATTAATGAATTAATTATCTAA
- a CDS encoding MFS transporter yields MQNPSHQAHPFSEGRPSMTRVVALLFALCSGLAVANIYYAQPLLDSIADEFSITHSSIGIVITVTQICYALGLLLLVPLGDLLNRRKLIISQMLLSVIALITVGTSSSSQVLFIGMAAIGLLAVITQTLVAFAASLAAPSERGRIVGLVTSGIVIGILLARTIAGTLNDWIGWRSVYLFSASLTLLGVIALFLVLPKHEPKREKLSYTQLIVSVLQLYRELPILRTRGVLAMLIFTAFSILWTSMVLPLSAPPLSLSHTAIGAFGLAGAAGALAAARAGRLADRGLGQKTTGVALVILLLSWLPIGYVHHSLWLLIAGVIMLDLAVQAVHVTNQSLIYEVRPEAQSRLTGAYMIFYSIGSATGSIASTQVYAWTGWTGVCWLGAGVSATALLFWAFDRYFHRNS; encoded by the coding sequence ATGCAAAATCCTTCTCATCAAGCACATCCCTTCAGCGAAGGACGTCCGAGTATGACCCGCGTTGTGGCGCTGTTATTTGCCCTGTGCAGCGGACTGGCGGTAGCTAACATTTATTATGCCCAGCCTTTACTCGACTCCATTGCTGACGAATTCAGTATCACGCATTCATCCATTGGCATTGTTATTACCGTAACCCAGATTTGTTACGCCCTCGGATTGTTATTACTGGTCCCTCTTGGTGATCTATTGAACCGGCGTAAGCTGATCATTAGCCAGATGCTTTTATCCGTAATCGCACTGATCACTGTCGGTACCTCATCCTCCAGCCAGGTTCTATTCATTGGAATGGCGGCGATCGGGTTGCTTGCCGTCATTACACAAACACTCGTTGCCTTTGCCGCCTCCCTGGCTGCACCTTCAGAACGAGGGCGTATCGTCGGTCTGGTCACAAGCGGGATCGTCATAGGCATATTACTGGCACGAACCATTGCAGGCACCTTAAACGATTGGATCGGCTGGAGATCGGTCTATCTCTTCTCTGCCAGTCTGACATTACTAGGCGTTATTGCCCTATTTCTTGTACTCCCAAAACACGAACCTAAACGAGAGAAACTCAGCTACACCCAATTGATCGTTTCTGTCCTGCAACTATACCGTGAGCTGCCTATTCTGCGGACACGTGGCGTTCTCGCCATGTTGATCTTCACAGCCTTCAGCATTCTGTGGACTTCCATGGTGCTGCCACTTAGCGCTCCGCCACTTTCCCTGTCACATACTGCTATTGGAGCCTTTGGTCTCGCGGGAGCTGCTGGTGCGCTGGCTGCTGCACGTGCAGGAAGACTAGCTGATCGGGGATTGGGACAAAAGACGACAGGCGTCGCTCTGGTCATATTGCTTCTATCCTGGCTGCCCATTGGCTATGTTCACCACTCATTATGGCTGCTTATAGCTGGGGTAATTATGCTGGACCTTGCTGTGCAGGCCGTACATGTCACCAACCAGAGTCTGATCTATGAAGTTCGACCTGAGGCGCAGAGCCGCTTGACGGGCGCCTACATGATCTTTTATTCGATAGGAAGTGCTACCGGTTCCATTGCTTCTACTCAAGTTTACGCGTGGACAGGCTGGACTGGCGTTTGCTGGCTGGGCGCAGGCGTTAGTGCCACTGCGCTTCTGTTCTGGGCCTTCGATCGGTATTTCCATCGGAATTCGTAA
- a CDS encoding LacI family DNA-binding transcriptional regulator, producing the protein MSKDQKVTIKDVAELAGVGIATVSRAINNSDGISNKTRDKVMQAIEELGFVPNTSAQSLKIRQTHQIALVVPDIRNAIIPEISWSVEQTAKQHGYHVVQINTAGNARTELETIRTIKKLHVDGLIFMPLAYPKTLSGLIDKAPLPISMINYGKKLDPGMKADVVSLSQPEGKLVMEHLIKIGRTRIAYAGAPKDIIEERYRAYEQALGHVDISLVYFGEDFSLNTGANAADYFYGLTHMPDAVYAINDMVAIGLVNRFKELGVRVPEDIAVVGVDNNQWTTVTSPQISSVSIMGEEVARLATELLLKRIREMSTTDYEHIQFEPRLIVRESSVAMIRSSSQGPPAEE; encoded by the coding sequence GTGAGTAAAGATCAGAAGGTTACGATCAAGGACGTTGCAGAACTTGCAGGTGTAGGTATCGCTACCGTCTCCCGTGCCATTAACAATTCCGATGGCATCAGCAACAAAACCCGGGATAAAGTCATGCAGGCCATTGAGGAGCTAGGATTTGTCCCCAATACCTCTGCTCAGAGTTTGAAAATACGCCAGACGCATCAGATTGCACTGGTTGTACCTGACATACGCAACGCCATCATTCCCGAGATCTCTTGGTCTGTTGAACAAACGGCGAAGCAGCACGGGTATCATGTGGTTCAAATTAATACGGCGGGTAATGCACGAACGGAACTGGAAACCATTCGTACGATCAAAAAACTGCACGTGGACGGGCTTATTTTCATGCCTTTGGCATATCCCAAAACGTTGTCTGGCTTAATTGATAAAGCTCCTCTTCCCATTTCCATGATCAATTACGGTAAAAAGCTGGACCCTGGCATGAAAGCAGATGTCGTTTCTCTTTCACAGCCTGAAGGGAAATTGGTGATGGAACATCTGATTAAGATTGGACGGACTCGCATCGCATACGCCGGTGCTCCCAAAGATATTATTGAAGAACGTTATCGGGCTTATGAGCAGGCACTGGGACATGTAGATATCTCGCTTGTTTACTTCGGAGAAGATTTTTCATTGAATACGGGAGCTAATGCAGCGGATTATTTCTATGGACTGACTCACATGCCAGATGCCGTATACGCGATTAACGATATGGTCGCCATCGGACTGGTAAATCGGTTTAAAGAACTCGGCGTTCGAGTCCCAGAAGATATCGCTGTCGTGGGCGTTGATAATAACCAATGGACTACCGTTACTTCTCCGCAGATCAGTTCAGTCTCGATTATGGGCGAAGAAGTGGCCCGACTTGCTACGGAATTGCTGTTAAAACGGATTCGAGAGATGAGCACCACGGATTACGAGCATATTCAATTTGAGCCACGGTTAATTGTGCGTGAGTCCAGCGTTGCCATGATCCGCTCATCTTCACAAGGACCACCCGCAGAAGAATGA
- a CDS encoding 2,3-butanediol dehydrogenase, with amino-acid sequence MKALRWHGVKDLRLENIDEPRPEQGKVKIKVEWCGICGSDLHEYTAGPIFIPAQAPHPLTGEQAPVVMGHEFSGQVVEVGEGVTRFKAGDRVVVEPIYACGHCEACKQGKYNLCDQMGFLGLAGGGGGFSEYVTAEEYMVHAIPDSISYEQGALVEPSAVALHAVRQSKLKVGDTAAVFGAGPIGLLVIEALKASGASDIYVVELSEERKAKAEELGAIVIDPTQYNVVEEIHARTQGGVNVAYEVTGVPRVLQQAIDSTRIGGELMIVSIFEQEAPILPNSIVMKERTVNGIIGYRDVFPAVISLMAKGFFPADKLVTKRISLDEVVEHGFEALLKEKNQVKILVKAE; translated from the coding sequence ATGAAAGCATTGCGTTGGCATGGAGTGAAAGATTTACGTCTCGAAAATATTGATGAACCCCGCCCTGAACAGGGAAAGGTTAAAATAAAAGTGGAGTGGTGTGGAATCTGTGGCAGTGACTTGCATGAGTACACTGCTGGCCCGATCTTCATTCCGGCTCAAGCACCGCATCCGCTAACAGGGGAACAAGCACCTGTTGTGATGGGACATGAATTTTCAGGACAAGTCGTTGAAGTAGGAGAAGGTGTGACACGATTTAAGGCAGGTGACCGCGTTGTAGTGGAACCGATCTATGCGTGTGGCCATTGTGAAGCCTGTAAACAAGGGAAATACAATTTGTGCGATCAGATGGGTTTCTTGGGCCTGGCTGGTGGAGGCGGAGGTTTCTCGGAGTATGTAACAGCTGAGGAATATATGGTACATGCCATTCCTGATTCCATCTCGTATGAGCAAGGAGCGTTGGTGGAACCTTCCGCAGTAGCACTTCATGCTGTTCGTCAAAGCAAACTCAAAGTGGGCGACACTGCGGCTGTTTTTGGTGCGGGTCCAATCGGGTTGCTGGTTATTGAAGCGTTGAAAGCTTCTGGCGCATCGGATATTTATGTTGTTGAATTATCCGAGGAACGTAAAGCCAAAGCGGAAGAACTTGGCGCCATTGTTATTGATCCTACACAATACAATGTGGTGGAAGAAATCCATGCGCGTACACAAGGTGGCGTGAATGTAGCTTATGAAGTAACGGGTGTACCACGGGTGCTGCAACAAGCGATTGATTCAACGCGTATTGGCGGTGAATTGATGATCGTCAGCATCTTCGAACAAGAAGCACCGATTCTGCCTAACTCCATTGTTATGAAGGAGCGCACAGTCAATGGCATTATCGGTTACCGTGACGTATTCCCGGCTGTGATTAGCCTGATGGCTAAAGGTTTCTTCCCAGCTGATAAGTTGGTAACCAAACGAATCAGCCTGGACGAAGTGGTAGAGCACGGATTTGAAGCACTGCTGAAAGAGAAAAACCAGGTTAAAATTCTGGTGAAAGCAGAGTAA
- a CDS encoding SRPBCC family protein, giving the protein MVTEIEIHAPIDRCFDYARDIDIHTQTVWKHTREQAVAGVTTGRIGEGDTVTFEANHFGIRQQLTSRIAEYNRPYLFVDQMEKGAFKSMRHEHSFSKLGEQTTCMRDTLRFEAPLGVLGWVAERIVLKRYMQAFLESRNLKLKELLENK; this is encoded by the coding sequence GTGGTAACTGAGATTGAAATACATGCCCCCATCGACCGATGTTTCGACTATGCGCGGGACATTGATATTCATACCCAGACGGTCTGGAAACATACCCGTGAGCAGGCTGTAGCTGGTGTTACAACGGGCAGAATTGGCGAAGGCGACACGGTAACTTTCGAAGCAAACCATTTCGGGATAAGGCAGCAGCTGACTTCCCGGATCGCCGAGTACAATCGGCCGTATCTCTTTGTGGATCAGATGGAGAAAGGTGCTTTCAAGAGCATGAGACATGAACACAGCTTCAGCAAACTTGGTGAGCAGACCACTTGTATGAGGGACACACTAAGATTTGAAGCTCCTCTTGGTGTTCTGGGTTGGGTCGCAGAGCGGATTGTACTCAAGAGGTATATGCAGGCTTTCCTGGAGAGCCGTAATTTGAAGCTAAAAGAGTTACTAGAAAATAAATAG
- a CDS encoding TetR/AcrR family transcriptional regulator: MVRQREFDTEQALEAAMQIFWDKGFEATSLSDLTTAMGIQRPSLYAAFGDKKELFETALRRYTTLHAAQVRSRLQHTSSVKEAFRTLFEHIGAEGDVTDTRHGCFCINTMVELAPHDPKFAVLTREHQMYLAAIFKETIERGQETGELSNDLDASALSRSLVVSMIGLTVMMKSEPDRSFVQQSIKITLSLLEE; the protein is encoded by the coding sequence ATGGTTAGACAACGGGAATTTGATACGGAGCAGGCACTGGAAGCGGCGATGCAGATTTTTTGGGATAAGGGATTTGAAGCGACGTCCTTAAGTGATTTGACAACAGCCATGGGGATTCAGCGTCCAAGTCTATATGCGGCTTTTGGTGACAAAAAGGAATTGTTTGAAACGGCACTTCGCAGATATACAACTTTGCATGCCGCTCAGGTCAGATCCAGGCTGCAACATACATCCTCTGTGAAAGAAGCCTTCCGTACCTTATTTGAACATATTGGAGCAGAAGGGGATGTGACAGATACTCGTCACGGCTGTTTTTGCATCAATACGATGGTTGAACTGGCTCCGCATGACCCCAAATTCGCTGTTCTGACACGCGAGCACCAGATGTATCTGGCGGCGATTTTCAAGGAGACGATTGAACGGGGGCAGGAAACAGGGGAATTGTCTAATGATCTCGACGCAAGTGCGTTGTCCAGGTCTCTGGTTGTATCGATGATTGGATTGACTGTGATGATGAAATCGGAGCCGGATCGCTCATTTGTGCAGCAGAGTATTAAGATTACGTTATCGTTGCTTGAGGAATGA
- a CDS encoding D-2-hydroxyacid dehydrogenase family protein: MQTKLRCAILDDYQNVALSSADWTPILDRVEVQTFNNYLGSEEKVVQELQDFEIIVLMRERTPFPESVITQLPKLKLLITSGMRNASIDLQAAEESGVIVCGTEGSSNPPTELTWALILGLSRQLVTENNALRSNRNWQSTVGMDLYGKTLGLLGLGKIGSRMAEIAQAFGMNVIAWSENLTQARAEEQGVQWAETKEQLLEQSDIVSIHLVLSDRTRNLIGRAELQRMKNTALLINTSRAGIVDQEAMVEALQNEWIAGAGLDVYEQEPLPVNHMLRTLPNLLATPHLGYVTQGNYAIYFNHTVEDIEMFIKGTPIRQLLSKK; encoded by the coding sequence ATGCAGACGAAGTTGCGTTGTGCCATATTGGATGATTATCAGAATGTAGCCCTTTCTTCAGCGGATTGGACTCCTATCCTGGATCGGGTTGAGGTTCAGACGTTCAATAACTATTTGGGATCAGAAGAGAAGGTCGTTCAGGAACTGCAGGATTTTGAAATTATAGTCTTGATGCGTGAGCGTACACCTTTTCCTGAATCCGTGATTACACAATTGCCCAAGCTCAAGCTTCTGATTACAAGCGGCATGCGCAATGCCTCCATTGACCTCCAGGCTGCGGAAGAAAGCGGTGTAATCGTGTGCGGCACGGAAGGTAGCTCGAACCCGCCGACTGAACTCACATGGGCGTTGATACTGGGTCTGTCCAGACAGTTGGTAACTGAAAATAACGCACTGCGCTCCAATCGGAATTGGCAGAGTACAGTTGGCATGGATTTGTACGGAAAGACATTGGGATTGCTCGGTTTAGGCAAGATTGGCAGCCGAATGGCAGAGATTGCACAAGCCTTTGGCATGAACGTGATCGCCTGGAGTGAGAATTTGACACAGGCAAGAGCAGAGGAACAGGGAGTCCAATGGGCAGAGACCAAGGAGCAGCTGCTTGAACAAAGTGATATTGTTTCCATTCATCTGGTGCTCAGTGATCGGACACGTAATCTGATCGGACGAGCCGAGTTGCAACGGATGAAAAATACTGCTTTATTGATAAATACGTCCCGTGCAGGCATTGTGGATCAAGAGGCGATGGTCGAAGCTTTACAGAATGAGTGGATTGCCGGGGCAGGTCTGGACGTATATGAACAGGAACCTCTTCCTGTGAATCATATGTTGCGTACACTGCCCAATCTGCTGGCAACGCCGCACCTGGGTTATGTGACTCAAGGCAACTATGCCATTTATTTTAACCATACCGTAGAGGATATTGAGATGTTTATCAAAGGAACACCAATTAGACAATTGCTTTCGAAGAAGTAA
- a CDS encoding UbiD family decarboxylase has product MKYRNMEDCINDLEQHGHLIRVKEEIDPHLEMAAIHMKVHEAKGPALLFENVKGSKFQAVSNLFGTLERSKFMFRGTLEGVQRVMAVRDDPMKALKTPFQHISTGLAAWQALPKQKSISLPVTAQEIQISDLPLIKHWPMDGGAFVTLPQVYSEDPDKPGIMNSNLGMYRVQLSGNDYELNKEIGLHYQIHRGIGIHQAKAVKKGEPLKVSIFIGGPPAHTLSAVMPLPEGLSEMTFAGLLAGRRFRYSYKDGYCISNDADFVITGEIYPDETKPEGPFGDHLGYYSLTHPFPLMRVHKVYAKPNAIWPFTVVGRPPQEDTAFGDLIHEITGDAIKQEIPGVKEVHAVDAAGVHPLLFAIGSERYTPYQAVKQPTELLTIASRILGTGQLSLAKYLFITAEDQQPLDTHREVEFLTYILERMDLQRDIHFHTNTTIDTLDYSGTGLNSGSKVVFAAYGDKKRELCREVPEILKDIRGYSNPQLVMPGVVAVQGASFTSYVDTEQEMKAFTDMLKEKGDLSSCPMIVLCDDSSFLSANLSNFLWATFTRSNPSHDMYGVNSSYNYKHWGCDQIIIDARVKPHQAPPLIPDPSVEKSIERFFVQGASLSSIKI; this is encoded by the coding sequence ATGAAATATCGCAATATGGAAGATTGCATTAATGATCTGGAGCAGCATGGACATTTGATTCGAGTGAAGGAAGAAATTGACCCTCACTTGGAGATGGCAGCGATACATATGAAAGTGCATGAGGCGAAAGGCCCAGCTCTGCTTTTCGAAAATGTGAAAGGCTCGAAGTTCCAGGCTGTTTCGAACCTCTTCGGTACACTGGAACGAAGCAAATTCATGTTCCGTGGAACGCTTGAAGGTGTACAACGTGTCATGGCTGTCCGGGATGATCCCATGAAGGCACTTAAAACGCCATTTCAGCATATCAGCACAGGTCTTGCCGCTTGGCAGGCTCTACCTAAGCAAAAGTCCATCAGTTTGCCTGTAACCGCGCAGGAGATTCAGATCTCGGATCTGCCGTTGATCAAGCATTGGCCTATGGATGGTGGAGCATTCGTTACACTGCCTCAAGTCTATTCGGAGGACCCGGACAAGCCAGGCATCATGAACTCCAATCTGGGCATGTACCGGGTACAGCTAAGTGGTAATGATTATGAACTGAATAAGGAAATTGGACTTCATTATCAGATACATCGCGGAATTGGTATTCATCAGGCCAAAGCAGTCAAAAAGGGAGAACCTCTGAAAGTGAGCATCTTCATTGGGGGGCCGCCGGCACATACACTTTCTGCCGTGATGCCTTTGCCTGAAGGGCTCAGTGAGATGACTTTCGCAGGGCTACTTGCCGGCCGACGTTTCCGTTACAGCTATAAGGATGGATATTGCATCAGCAATGATGCCGATTTTGTCATCACGGGTGAAATTTACCCGGACGAGACGAAACCAGAAGGACCGTTTGGTGATCATCTTGGATATTATAGTCTGACCCATCCGTTCCCGCTAATGAGAGTGCATAAAGTGTACGCCAAGCCGAATGCGATTTGGCCATTTACTGTGGTGGGTCGTCCTCCGCAAGAGGATACCGCATTTGGGGATCTGATTCACGAAATTACGGGTGATGCCATTAAACAGGAGATTCCGGGCGTAAAAGAAGTTCATGCAGTCGATGCAGCAGGAGTACATCCGCTCCTGTTTGCGATTGGAAGTGAGCGTTATACACCCTACCAAGCGGTAAAACAGCCAACAGAGCTGCTGACGATTGCGAGTCGTATTCTGGGTACAGGCCAGCTCAGTCTGGCGAAATATTTGTTTATCACAGCAGAAGATCAGCAACCGCTGGATACGCACCGGGAAGTGGAATTCCTGACGTACATCCTGGAACGAATGGATCTGCAGCGGGACATTCATTTCCATACCAATACAACGATCGATACGCTGGATTACTCGGGAACCGGATTGAACAGTGGCAGTAAAGTTGTATTTGCAGCCTATGGGGACAAGAAACGGGAATTGTGCCGTGAAGTACCGGAGATATTGAAGGATATCCGGGGGTATAGTAATCCGCAGCTCGTAATGCCAGGAGTTGTAGCCGTTCAGGGTGCGTCATTCACCAGTTATGTGGATACAGAACAAGAAATGAAGGCATTTACGGATATGCTGAAGGAAAAGGGAGATCTGTCTTCTTGTCCGATGATTGTTTTATGTGACGATAGTTCTTTCCTTAGTGCGAATCTCAGCAACTTCTTGTGGGCGACATTTACCCGCAGTAATCCTTCCCATGATATGTACGGTGTGAACAGCAGTTACAACTATAAACATTGGGGCTGTGACCAGATCATTATTGATGCCAGAGTGAAGCCGCATCAGGCTCCACCGTTAATTCCTGACCCATCTGTTGAGAAAAGCATTGAACGCTTTTTCGTACAGGGAGCGAGTCTAAGCTCAATCAAAATATAG
- a CDS encoding VOC family protein produces MNASTKITTFLMFSGQAEEAIHWYTSLFADSTIQHVFYQDNGKVLHATFTLNGQTFMAIDNTSAFHAFTPAISLFIDCETTDEIARLFEALSTEGEVLMPLAASPVSQQFAWVQDRYGVNWQLNLPKKED; encoded by the coding sequence ATGAATGCATCAACCAAAATCACAACGTTTCTAATGTTCTCGGGACAAGCAGAGGAAGCTATTCACTGGTACACTTCTTTATTTGCTGACTCGACCATTCAGCACGTGTTTTATCAGGATAATGGCAAAGTTCTGCATGCCACTTTTACTCTGAACGGGCAAACCTTTATGGCGATTGACAACACTAGCGCTTTTCACGCGTTTACTCCAGCTATCTCACTGTTTATCGACTGCGAAACGACCGACGAGATTGCCAGGTTGTTCGAAGCCTTATCCACTGAGGGAGAGGTATTGATGCCGCTGGCTGCATCCCCCGTCAGTCAGCAATTCGCCTGGGTCCAGGATCGTTATGGCGTGAATTGGCAGCTCAATCTTCCTAAAAAGGAAGATTAA
- a CDS encoding response regulator transcription factor: MNTILVVDDDSHIRKLIRIYLETNQFSVVEAPDGQEALNILSHTKIDLAIVDVMMPRVDGIELTEDIRSYMDIPILMVTAKGESKDKVRGFNAGSDDYLVKPFDPVELILRVKSLMKRYNKISSNVIHIGGATINLSNLTVDAGTQSVELKKKECELLFALASLPGQIFTRTQLIEDIWGIDYEGDERTVDVHIKRLRERLEPIPELMISTIRGLGYRLESI, from the coding sequence TTGATTCGAATATACCTTGAAACTAATCAGTTTTCCGTCGTGGAAGCGCCGGACGGCCAAGAAGCATTGAATATCTTGTCTCATACCAAAATTGATTTAGCGATTGTAGATGTGATGATGCCACGTGTAGATGGTATTGAACTGACCGAAGATATTCGATCTTATATGGATATTCCGATTCTGATGGTGACTGCCAAAGGCGAATCCAAGGATAAAGTCAGAGGATTCAATGCAGGGTCAGACGATTATTTAGTAAAACCTTTTGATCCAGTAGAGTTAATCCTGCGTGTGAAATCCTTAATGAAGAGATATAACAAGATATCATCGAATGTTATTCATATAGGCGGTGCAACAATTAATCTGAGCAATTTGACAGTGGATGCAGGAACTCAATCGGTTGAATTGAAAAAGAAGGAATGTGAATTGTTGTTTGCTTTGGCGAGTTTGCCAGGGCAAATATTCACACGTACACAGCTAATCGAAGATATATGGGGTATCGATTATGAAGGTGATGAGCGAACCGTAGATGTGCATATTAAAAGGCTAAGAGAACGACTGGAACCCATTCCCGAGCTGATGATTTCCACAATTAGAGGACTGGGATATCGTCTGGAGAGTATATGA